The Candidatus Synechococcus calcipolaris G9 nucleotide sequence TTAGCGGTATTGGCAGTGGCAATGATGTCCAATGGTTTGGGGACGGTTGAAATTGTCGAGCAGCAGTCCGGCTATGGCATTCTGGGTTGGAATGTGTGGCGGCAGCCGGTGGGTTTTATCATCTTTTGGGTAGCGGCCCTAGCGGAATGTGAGCGGCTTCCCTTTGATTTACCGGAGGCGGAAGAAGAACTGGTAGCGGGCTACCAAACCGAGTATGCGGGGATGAAATTTGCCCTCTTTTATCTAGGTTCCTACGTTAATTTAGTTCTATCGGCCCTCCTCGTGGCAGTGCTGTACTTTGGAGGCTGGGATTTTCCCATTCCCTTGGGGGCGATCGCCGGCTATTTAGGTATCCCAGAAACGAATCCATTTCTGCAAATTGCCTTTGCAATCCTTGGCATTACCATGACCCTTCTCAAGGCCTACTTCTTTATCTTCCTAGCCATTTTGATGCGCTGGTCGGTTCCACGGGTGCGGATTGATCAACTGTTGGATCTCGGCTGGAAGTTTCTTTTGCCCGTGAGCCTAGTTAATTTGCTGATCACAGCGGGTTTGAAGCTCACCTTTCCCGTAGCCTTTGGTGGTTAGATCAAGCCGTAGAACCAAAGAATTGTACTGATTTGATTTCTCAGGGTGAATCATTATGAGTTTTCTGAATAAAATTGGCGATTACGCCAAGGATGCGGTTCAGTCTGCTAAATATATTGGCCAGGGTCTATCCGTTACCTTCGATCACATGCGGCGGCGGCCGATTACGGTTCAGTATCCCTACGAAAAACTAATTCCCTCGGAGCGATTCCGGGGGCGGATCCACTTTGAATTTGATAAGTGCATTGCCTGTGAAGTGTGCGTGCGGGTTTGCCCGATCAATTTGCCGGTGGTGGATTGGGAGTTTAATAAAGAGATCAAGAAAAAGGAACTCAAGCACTACAGTATTGACTTTGGCGTGTGTATTTTCTGTGCGAACTGCGTGGAATACTGCCCGACGAATTGCTTGTCTGTCACCGAAGAATATGAGTTGGCAACCTACGATCGCCACGAACTAAATTATGATAGCGTTGCCATGGGACGCTTACCCTATAAGGTGACGGATGATCCGATGGTGACACCCATTCGGGAATTTGCCTATTTACCTGCGGGTCAGATCAGTGGCCATGATCTTGATCCCCAGATTAAGCGGGCGGGGCAACGTCCTGAAGATATTCTAGAAACCTTGAAAAACAATACCAGTGAAAGCAACTAGGAGCCAGCGATCGTGGATTTAGCCACCCTTGTTCAAACCATTACCTTTGTCGTTCTATCCTTGTTGATGATCACCGCAGCTCTAGGCGTGGTCTTACTGGATAATATTGTCTATTCTGCCTTTTTACTGGCGGGGGTTTTTCTGAGTATTTCCGGTATTTATATTCTTTTGAATGCCGACTTTGTTTCCGCCGCCCAGATTTTGATTTATGTTGGGGCAGTGAATGTCTTGATTTTATTTGCGATCATGCTCGTCAACAAGCGGGAAGACTTTGCGCCCGTCGAACGGCGATGGTTACGAAAAGTGTCAGCCGGAGGCGTGTCTCTGGGGTTATTTGCGCTTTTGAGTACGATGGTGCTACAAACTCCCTGGGCCATTCCCAGCAC carries:
- the ndhI gene encoding NAD(P)H-quinone oxidoreductase subunit I; the encoded protein is MSFLNKIGDYAKDAVQSAKYIGQGLSVTFDHMRRRPITVQYPYEKLIPSERFRGRIHFEFDKCIACEVCVRVCPINLPVVDWEFNKEIKKKELKHYSIDFGVCIFCANCVEYCPTNCLSVTEEYELATYDRHELNYDSVAMGRLPYKVTDDPMVTPIREFAYLPAGQISGHDLDPQIKRAGQRPEDILETLKNNTSESN
- a CDS encoding NADH-quinone oxidoreductase subunit J is translated as MDLATLVQTITFVVLSLLMITAALGVVLLDNIVYSAFLLAGVFLSISGIYILLNADFVSAAQILIYVGAVNVLILFAIMLVNKREDFAPVERRWLRKVSAGGVSLGLFALLSTMVLQTPWAIPSTTVHEADTITVIGMHFFSDFLLPFELASVLLLMALIGAVVLARRDYVLDQEPSIGEEVAPNLELPERPREPISLAGK
- the nuoH gene encoding NADH-quinone oxidoreductase subunit NuoH, whose amino-acid sequence is MEAGIDLQGQVISALESLGVAPGLAKLMWLPLPMLVMLVVATLGVLITVWLERKISAAVQQRIGPEFIGPLGILAPVADGLKLLLKEDIIPTNTDGLLFTIGPALVVIPVFLSYIIVPFGQNLMISNIAMGVFLWIALSSIAPIGLLMSGYASNNKYSLLGGLRAAAQSISYELPLALAVLAVAMMSNGLGTVEIVEQQSGYGILGWNVWRQPVGFIIFWVAALAECERLPFDLPEAEEELVAGYQTEYAGMKFALFYLGSYVNLVLSALLVAVLYFGGWDFPIPLGAIAGYLGIPETNPFLQIAFAILGITMTLLKAYFFIFLAILMRWSVPRVRIDQLLDLGWKFLLPVSLVNLLITAGLKLTFPVAFGG